From the genome of Phaseolus vulgaris cultivar G19833 unplaced genomic scaffold, P. vulgaris v2.0 scaffold_364, whole genome shotgun sequence, one region includes:
- the LOC137817628 gene encoding uncharacterized protein, with protein MWWLDNRMARSYWKQCDYGTTILSAIKNTVHNDTEVVYKENPSLNYVKSNNFSYAIVVVGEKPYAEQNRPVVIQPYVDKIEALVAAWLPGTEGSGVTDVLFGDYVSEANFQGHGSKLLINCQ; from the exons ATGTGGTGGTTGGACAATCGAATGGCAAGGAGTTACTGGAAACAATGTGACTACG GTACAACAATCCTCAGTGCTATCAAGAACACAGTTCATAATGATACCGAGGTAGTCTACAAGGAGAATCCTAGTTTGAACTATGTCAAGtctaataatttttcatatgcCATTGTGGTAGTTGGGGAGAAACCATATGCTGAACAAAA TCGTCCTGTGGTTATACAACCATATGTTGACAAAATTGAAGCTCTGGTTGCTGCTTGGCTTCCTGGTACTGAGGGAAGTGGTGTGACTGATGTGTTGTTTGGTGACTATGTTTCAGAGGCAAACTTCCAAGGACATGGTTCAAAACTGTTGATCAATTGCCAATGA